From the genome of Lutzomyia longipalpis isolate SR_M1_2022 chromosome 2, ASM2433408v1, one region includes:
- the LOC129790475 gene encoding Krueppel-like factor 10: MPDSGLLLSPPATPPLAEMKEDSIGRCLKRKLESVLPKGFVTPNPSDTEDDSDLPPRKRLYAREQSFTTSLTPPPSEDEDTREFRLTKEDLISRITEAANEIYGQENMLQQQQQRASVIMRASRDGTVKPERLQPSSEPQTFDTFNVFRSVKYKIGRHSSIAQVPATTPVPAAPSEPMEEVAKPTTPAPAVVEAPPQTPSPPAKPVQLPAIAPKLPPQGFLITATSASGNIIPAGQYVIFQTLSPLVPAKAAATTNSPPPERRRIFECEYPNCGKNYFKSSHLKAHKRIHTGERPFICKFEGCNRRFSRSDELSRHKRTHTGEKKFACPVCQRRFMRSDHLSKHVKRHSKDKKADKMQNQSKSMLKVIS; the protein is encoded by the exons ATGCCTGATTCTGGATTACTTCTATCACCACCAGCTACACCGCCACTTGCAGAAATG AAAGAGGACAGCATTGGGCGGtgtttgaagagaaaattggaaaGTGTCCTGCCCAAGGGGTTTGTCACACCAAATCCATCTGATACAGAAGATGACTCAGACCTACCCCCGAGGAAGCGACTGTATGCCCGTGAACAATCCTTCACAACATCACTCACACCCCCGCCATCGGAAGATGAAGACACGCGGGAATTTCGACTCACAAAAGAGGATCTCATTTCGCGAATTACCGAAGCTGCCAATGAGATCTACGGGCAGGAGAATATGctgcagcaacagcagcagagAGCTAGTGTTATTATGCGTGCCAGTAGAGATGGTACGGTGAAACCTGAGAGACTGCAGCCATCGAGCGAACCACAAACCTTCGAtacatttaatgtttttcgaAGTGTCAAGTACAAGATTGGACGACATAGTTCCATAGCTCAGGTACCAGCTACCACGCCCGTTCCTGCTGCACCCAGTGAACCAATGGAGGAAGTTGCGAAACCCACAACACCCGCACCTGCAGTTGTAGAGGCACCACCGCAAACTCCATCACCACCTGCCAAACCCGTTCAATTGCCCGCCATTGCACCAAAGCTTCCACCTCAGGGTTTCCTCATCACAGCCACATCGGCAAGTGGGAACATCATCCCTGCTGGACAATATGTCATCTTCCAGACACTCTCACCCCTTGTGCCAGCCAAGGCGGCCGCCACAACGAATAGTCCGCCACCTGAACGAAGAAGAATCTTCGAGTGTGAGTACCCAAATTGTGGGAAGAACTACTTCAAGTCAAGCCATCTGAAAGCCCATAAACGCATCCACACGGGCGAACGTCCTTTCATATGCAAATTCGAAGGCTGCAACCGTCGCTTCTCACGCTCTGATGAGCTATCGCGGCACAAACGCACCCACACTGGTGAGAAGAAGTTCGCCTGCCCCGTGTGCCAGAGGCGATTTATGCGCAGTGATCACCTCTCGAAGCACGTAAAGCGTCACTCAAAGGACAAAAAGGCCGACAAGATGCAAAATCAGTCGAAATCAATGCTCAAAGTGATTTCGTAG